One window from the genome of Echinicola vietnamensis DSM 17526 encodes:
- the lpxA gene encoding acyl-ACP--UDP-N-acetylglucosamine O-acyltransferase, whose translation MISKLSQIHEKTQIGEDVSIDPFSVIHENVEIGKGTWIGSNVTIYPGTKIGENCKIFPGAVIAGVPQDLKFQGETSTVEIGNNTTIRECVTISRGTIDKRITKVGSNCLLMAYVHIAHDCIVGDNVIIANAVQVAGHVAIDDWAIIGGSSAIHQFVKIGMHAMVSGGSLVRKDVPPFTKAAREPLSYAGVNSLGLRRRGFSSESISHIQEVYRYLFLNSLNNSRALEEIEVNLPATKERDEIVNFIRSSERGVMKGYIN comes from the coding sequence ATGATAAGTAAGCTATCACAAATACATGAAAAAACGCAAATCGGTGAGGATGTTTCCATCGACCCTTTTTCGGTCATTCATGAAAATGTAGAAATTGGAAAAGGAACCTGGATTGGCTCCAATGTCACCATTTATCCAGGGACCAAAATTGGTGAAAACTGTAAAATATTCCCTGGTGCGGTCATTGCCGGTGTACCTCAGGACCTTAAATTCCAAGGGGAAACCTCTACCGTAGAAATTGGAAATAACACCACTATCCGGGAGTGCGTTACCATCAGCCGCGGCACCATTGACAAAAGAATCACCAAAGTGGGCAGTAACTGCCTGCTCATGGCCTATGTGCACATTGCCCATGACTGCATCGTAGGTGACAATGTCATCATTGCCAATGCCGTACAGGTGGCCGGACACGTAGCCATTGACGATTGGGCCATCATCGGCGGATCAAGTGCCATTCACCAATTCGTAAAGATCGGTATGCATGCCATGGTTTCTGGTGGATCGCTGGTCCGAAAGGATGTCCCTCCATTTACCAAAGCCGCCCGCGAACCACTAAGCTATGCAGGCGTAAACTCCCTTGGGCTGCGAAGAAGAGGGTTCAGCAGCGAATCGATCAGTCATATCCAGGAAGTGTACCGTTACCTGTTCTTGAATAGTCTTAACAATAGCCGGGCACTTGAGGAAATAGAAGTAAACCTCCCTGCCACTAAGGAAAGGGACGAAATCGTCAACTTCATCAGGTCTTCTGAAAGGGGCGTGATGAAAGGTTATATCAATTGA
- a CDS encoding ABC transporter ATP-binding protein has protein sequence MLDIRLSNAAKRFQYDWIFRDLDLHINPTDKIAITGSNGSGKSTFLKCLAGINPFTEGKAEYTLQQQHISDNEIYRHLAISAPYMELPEEFSLIELLHFHFNFKKPYQGMPLVEMIKAMYLEDAKDKQVSYFSSGMKQRLKLGLCFFAETPLLLLDEPTSNLDQRGSNWYRALVQSYGQDRTILVASNDPKEYEFCSKHLSIEDYKVKKAR, from the coding sequence ATGCTCGATATCAGGTTAAGCAATGCGGCAAAGAGGTTCCAGTATGATTGGATTTTTAGAGACCTCGACCTGCATATAAACCCAACCGACAAAATCGCCATCACTGGCAGCAATGGTTCCGGCAAGTCCACTTTTCTAAAATGCCTTGCCGGAATCAATCCTTTTACAGAAGGAAAAGCAGAATACACACTCCAGCAACAACACATCTCTGACAATGAGATTTACCGCCATTTGGCCATCTCCGCTCCCTACATGGAGCTTCCGGAAGAATTTTCGCTAATCGAATTGCTGCACTTCCATTTTAATTTTAAAAAGCCCTATCAAGGGATGCCCTTAGTGGAAATGATCAAAGCCATGTACCTGGAAGATGCTAAAGACAAACAAGTCTCCTATTTCTCATCAGGAATGAAACAGCGCCTTAAATTAGGGCTTTGTTTCTTTGCCGAGACGCCTCTACTCTTGCTGGATGAACCGACCTCAAACCTCGACCAAAGGGGAAGCAATTGGTATCGGGCACTTGTTCAATCGTATGGCCAGGACCGCACCATCCTTGTGGCATCAAATGATCCCAAAGAATATGAATTTTGTTCCAAGCATCTTTCCATTGAGGATTATAAGGTCAAAAAGGCTCGCTGA
- a CDS encoding peroxiredoxin family protein produces MRKKLKFMVLFLVIAFLGIMGYLIMDRVMEKNGVAERIRQFPAFTLYKPGGEKFTTDELPYDRPVILIYFNSTCHLCEKEIQAIRDRKEEFGEIQLLLVSSEAGNVIGDFAKRMELEGCKNIHWFQDRDMEVAVYYDVGSVPEIFLYGTDGKLVKRFQGTVKVERLLEAY; encoded by the coding sequence ATGAGGAAAAAGCTGAAGTTTATGGTGCTTTTTTTGGTAATTGCCTTTCTTGGGATAATGGGGTACCTGATCATGGATAGGGTAATGGAGAAAAATGGCGTAGCAGAAAGGATCAGACAGTTTCCAGCGTTTACGCTTTATAAGCCTGGCGGGGAAAAGTTTACCACCGACGAGCTGCCCTATGATCGACCGGTTATCTTGATCTATTTTAATTCTACCTGCCACCTGTGCGAAAAGGAAATTCAGGCCATTAGGGACAGGAAGGAAGAATTTGGCGAAATCCAATTGCTATTGGTGTCGAGCGAAGCGGGTAATGTGATAGGGGACTTTGCCAAAAGGATGGAACTGGAAGGCTGTAAAAACATCCATTGGTTCCAAGATAGGGATATGGAGGTGGCGGTTTACTATGATGTGGGCAGTGTTCCGGAGATTTTCTTATATGGCACTGACGGTAAATTGGTCAAGCGTTTTCAGGGGACGGTGAAGGTGGAGAGGTTGCTAGAAGCGTATTGA
- a CDS encoding bifunctional UDP-3-O-[3-hydroxymyristoyl] N-acetylglucosamine deacetylase/3-hydroxyacyl-ACP dehydratase → MKVKQHTIGKQVTISGVGLHTGVDANMTFLPAPPNHGYKFQRIDMEGAPIVDADVDNVVDVSRGTTIEQSGARVNTVEHVLAALVGLEIDNVLIQLDGPEPPIMDGSSIQFINILEEAGLKEQNALRRFFEVPESIHYRDSAREVEMAALPLDDYRVTVMVDYNSPVLGSQHASITDISQFKSEIASCRTFCFLHELEMLYKQNLIQGGDLNNAIVVVDRVVTDEELDGLAKMFNKPKVEVRKEGILNNVELRYKNEPARHKLLDVVGDLALVGRPLKGQILAARPGHAANVAFAKKLKRAMEKVGPSHIPHYDPKLPPVLDINQIGNILPHRYPFQLLDKIIYLDETVVAGVKNVTINEPFFMGHFPNNPVMPGVLQVEAMAQTGGILVLSTVDDPENYWTYFLGIESCKFRKMVLPGDTLVFKCELLSPIRRGIAKMKGEAYVGNTLVCEAVMTASIVRKEA, encoded by the coding sequence ATGAAAGTCAAACAGCATACTATTGGAAAACAGGTAACCATTTCGGGCGTAGGTCTACATACCGGAGTGGATGCCAACATGACATTTCTCCCTGCTCCGCCAAACCATGGCTATAAATTTCAACGTATAGATATGGAAGGCGCTCCAATTGTGGATGCCGATGTCGATAACGTAGTGGATGTATCCAGAGGAACCACCATAGAACAGAGCGGCGCTCGGGTCAATACTGTGGAGCACGTCTTGGCAGCATTGGTGGGCTTGGAAATTGACAATGTGCTAATCCAGTTGGATGGGCCTGAGCCTCCTATTATGGACGGCAGCTCCATTCAGTTTATCAATATCCTAGAAGAGGCGGGCTTGAAAGAGCAAAATGCCCTTCGTCGGTTCTTTGAAGTGCCCGAAAGCATCCACTACAGGGATTCCGCAAGGGAAGTGGAAATGGCTGCTTTGCCGTTGGATGATTACAGGGTTACGGTTATGGTGGACTACAATTCTCCCGTTTTGGGAAGTCAGCATGCCTCTATTACGGACATTAGCCAGTTCAAATCGGAAATTGCTTCATGCAGGACATTCTGCTTTCTGCACGAATTGGAGATGCTTTACAAGCAAAACCTTATCCAAGGAGGAGACCTCAATAATGCCATCGTAGTGGTGGACCGTGTGGTAACCGATGAGGAGCTGGACGGGCTGGCTAAAATGTTTAACAAGCCAAAGGTGGAAGTCCGCAAGGAAGGTATACTCAATAACGTAGAACTTCGCTATAAAAACGAACCTGCAAGGCATAAACTACTGGACGTCGTAGGGGACTTGGCCTTGGTTGGTCGTCCGCTGAAGGGGCAGATTTTAGCGGCCAGACCTGGCCATGCCGCCAATGTGGCATTCGCCAAAAAGCTCAAGCGAGCCATGGAAAAAGTAGGGCCTAGTCATATCCCCCACTACGATCCAAAACTACCGCCCGTATTGGACATTAATCAAATCGGAAACATCCTTCCACACCGCTATCCTTTTCAGTTATTGGATAAAATCATTTATCTTGACGAGACAGTAGTGGCTGGTGTAAAGAATGTCACGATCAATGAGCCCTTTTTTATGGGGCATTTCCCAAACAATCCTGTAATGCCAGGAGTATTACAAGTGGAAGCCATGGCGCAAACTGGCGGAATTCTTGTACTCAGTACCGTGGATGACCCTGAAAACTATTGGACCTATTTCTTAGGCATCGAAAGCTGTAAGTTTAGAAAAATGGTCCTTCCGGGAGACACGTTGGTTTTTAAATGTGAGTTATTGTCCCCTATCAGAAGAGGGATTGCCAAAATGAAAGGTGAAGCCTATGTGGGCAACACATTGGTTTGCGAAGCCGTTATGACTGCCAGTATAGTAAGAAAAGAAGCATGA
- a CDS encoding nuclear transport factor 2 family protein translates to MKKWLILALILSCCTFNSFAQSPNSVKLVNAVQEFTQLMIHPDEAQLKKITHKKLSYGHSSGHQEDQASFIASLMTGKSDFVSINLNEQTYNVVDDIGIVRHILVAETNDNGTPGKVRIGVLMIWRDVGESWKLLARQAYKVPQ, encoded by the coding sequence ATGAAAAAATGGTTGATACTGGCCCTGATCCTTTCCTGCTGCACCTTTAACAGTTTTGCACAATCACCAAACAGCGTGAAATTGGTTAATGCAGTGCAAGAGTTCACCCAACTGATGATCCATCCAGATGAAGCTCAGCTAAAGAAAATCACGCATAAAAAACTATCTTATGGCCATTCCAGTGGGCATCAGGAGGACCAAGCCTCGTTTATCGCTTCATTGATGACGGGAAAATCGGATTTCGTCTCCATTAACCTAAACGAACAAACTTACAATGTCGTCGATGATATCGGGATTGTCAGGCATATCCTGGTAGCCGAAACCAATGACAATGGAACCCCTGGAAAGGTTCGAATTGGCGTTTTGATGATTTGGCGGGACGTCGGCGAATCCTGGAAGCTCTTGGCCCGTCAGGCCTATAAAGTCCCTCAGTGA
- a CDS encoding DUF4296 domain-containing protein — translation MKKTIFFFVFVIGVISCGDDKAPPYLLSEDEMVGVMVDIHMAEGMASSLPVSYDSSKKLYPLFESRVFEKHQVTDTTYTKSLEFYLRDTEKMKELYGRVIDSLNVKEKIGQEED, via the coding sequence GTGAAAAAGACAATATTCTTCTTCGTTTTCGTAATAGGGGTCATTTCATGTGGTGATGACAAGGCCCCACCGTACTTGCTGTCAGAAGATGAGATGGTGGGGGTGATGGTTGATATCCACATGGCCGAAGGCATGGCCAGCTCTTTACCCGTTTCTTATGATTCTTCCAAAAAGCTGTACCCGCTTTTTGAAAGTAGGGTTTTTGAGAAGCATCAGGTGACCGATACGACATACACCAAGAGCCTGGAGTTCTATTTAAGGGACACAGAAAAAATGAAGGAACTCTATGGCAGAGTTATCGATTCCCTGAATGTCAAAGAAAAGATCGGGCAAGAAGAGGACTGA
- a CDS encoding vWA domain-containing protein has translation MSANSIIEWFSWSWFLPETFRSYEWKNPWVLHLLWIVPLILLIRKFTKLLKNPSLELSLPGSVSSSNPWTYLRLVPTLFFMLALGMVIIALARPQRSNEKVEQSTEGIDIMLVLDISESMDLQDFEPNRLEAAKSTAIDFINGRFGDRIGMVIFAGEAFSLAPLTTDYELLTDLIDDISFDMMDAKGTAIGSAVATATNRMRESDSKSKVMVLLSDGDNNAGNVDPTFAAELAEAMDIKIYTIAVGKDGMVPYGTDFFGRPQMVESYLNETTLRDLARIGKGQFFRASDDKALENIFEQIDQLEKAEILESRYKETQDYYRPYLFLGIFFFFIWLGLKSSFMNNFLLD, from the coding sequence ATGAGCGCAAATAGTATCATAGAATGGTTTTCATGGAGCTGGTTTTTGCCGGAAACCTTCCGCTCATACGAATGGAAAAATCCGTGGGTGCTACACCTATTATGGATCGTTCCGCTGATCTTATTGATCAGGAAGTTTACCAAACTTCTCAAAAATCCTTCCTTGGAGCTGTCTTTGCCTGGCAGCGTTTCCAGCAGTAATCCTTGGACCTATTTACGTTTGGTCCCCACTCTTTTCTTTATGCTGGCCTTGGGCATGGTGATCATCGCCTTGGCGCGTCCACAGCGCTCCAATGAAAAAGTGGAGCAGTCCACGGAAGGTATCGACATCATGTTGGTGCTGGACATCTCAGAATCCATGGATCTCCAAGACTTCGAGCCCAATAGACTGGAAGCTGCCAAATCCACTGCCATAGATTTCATAAATGGTCGCTTTGGTGATCGGATCGGCATGGTAATCTTTGCCGGAGAGGCTTTTTCATTGGCCCCGTTGACCACTGATTACGAGCTGCTCACCGATCTTATCGACGACATTTCTTTTGACATGATGGACGCCAAAGGCACGGCAATCGGCAGTGCTGTAGCCACCGCTACCAACCGCATGCGGGAATCAGACTCCAAATCCAAAGTGATGGTGCTCCTCAGTGACGGAGACAACAACGCAGGGAACGTGGATCCTACATTTGCAGCCGAACTGGCTGAGGCCATGGACATTAAGATCTATACCATCGCCGTGGGTAAAGACGGCATGGTTCCATATGGCACGGATTTCTTTGGAAGACCACAAATGGTAGAATCTTACCTGAATGAGACCACTTTGAGGGATTTGGCCAGGATCGGAAAGGGACAGTTTTTTCGGGCTTCGGATGACAAGGCCTTGGAAAACATCTTTGAGCAGATTGATCAATTGGAAAAAGCCGAAATCCTGGAATCAAGGTACAAGGAAACCCAAGACTATTACAGGCCTTATCTTTTCTTGGGCATTTTCTTCTTCTTTATCTGGCTGGGACTAAAAAGCTCTTTCATGAACAACTTCTTATTGGATTAG
- a CDS encoding endonuclease MutS2 has translation MQYPDNLESKVNFDKIKEWIREECTSALGTAMVEKVGFSNDINLLNKLLDQTEEFRQILVSGELFPSSNYLNIYPYLEKAKIEGTFLYEDDFHEIKLSLITLKDCVDFFRRNETEYPQLFQLIGMVDLDNTLLRAIERVLNDKGKIKDNATRELGLIRGQIIYEENRLRKVLDRIFREAKAKRLTPDDASITIRGGRMVMPVLAENKRKIKGFVHDESATGQTVFLEPAEVLDINNELKELEYMERREVQKILMQLTDTLRPFIPALRSAYKFLGMVDFIRAKARLALKMDAHKPTLQKAKVIEWYNARHPVLEHALKQQQRPIVPLNIHLDHNSRLLVISGPNAGGKSVTLKTVSLVQYMLQCGLLVPMDPHSKCTVFHHFFIDIGDEQNIENDLSTYSSHLMSMKYFTQFADKQTIFFIDEFGTGTEPQFGGAIAESILLALNKSGAYGIVTTHYGNLKQIAAKNQGMTNGAMRFDIDKLEPMYQLDIGKPGSSFALEIATKIGIHKDIISYAKEQIGDERVRYDKLLNKLESEKNKYEQLVLESQRKERLLTQRLKEYNSLKETVESNKKELIQQAKREAKAILDGANQKIEETIRSIKENKAEKEATKKLRKDLERHKDTVKPHQSIKPKATEEVKVVGGAIEVGDYVRLKDNGAVAEVLAVRNKDVEISIGDLKSNVKLNRLEKVSRTAMKKEKKTIAARSTYDTTSKMQDFSPNLDLRGKRGEEILPIVQNFVDEGHMLGVKDLRIVHGKGDGILREITRNLLRSMPSVGRFEDEHADRGGAGVTLVTLK, from the coding sequence ATGCAATATCCGGATAATCTTGAATCCAAGGTTAATTTCGATAAAATAAAGGAGTGGATCAGAGAAGAGTGTACCAGCGCGCTTGGAACAGCCATGGTGGAAAAGGTCGGCTTTTCCAATGACATAAACCTCCTGAACAAACTGCTGGACCAAACCGAGGAATTTCGCCAGATTTTGGTTTCTGGGGAGCTTTTTCCCTCCTCTAACTACCTGAATATCTATCCCTATCTGGAAAAGGCGAAAATCGAGGGGACGTTTTTGTACGAGGATGATTTTCACGAGATCAAGCTTTCATTGATTACGCTGAAGGATTGTGTGGATTTTTTTAGGAGAAATGAAACCGAATACCCCCAATTGTTCCAATTGATCGGAATGGTGGACTTGGACAATACCCTCCTACGGGCGATCGAACGGGTACTGAACGATAAAGGTAAAATCAAGGATAATGCCACCCGGGAACTGGGACTGATCCGAGGACAAATTATTTACGAAGAAAATAGGCTAAGAAAGGTCCTTGATAGGATTTTTAGAGAGGCCAAGGCAAAAAGGCTGACACCCGATGATGCCTCCATTACCATTCGTGGAGGCCGTATGGTAATGCCCGTGCTGGCAGAGAATAAACGGAAGATCAAAGGCTTTGTCCATGATGAATCCGCTACTGGGCAAACGGTCTTCTTGGAGCCTGCGGAGGTGCTGGATATCAATAATGAACTGAAGGAGCTGGAGTACATGGAACGGAGGGAGGTGCAGAAAATCCTGATGCAACTCACCGATACGCTAAGACCTTTTATTCCTGCCTTGAGAAGTGCCTATAAGTTTTTGGGCATGGTGGACTTTATCCGGGCCAAAGCGCGGTTGGCGCTGAAGATGGATGCCCACAAGCCGACCCTTCAAAAGGCAAAAGTCATCGAGTGGTATAATGCCCGGCATCCTGTCTTGGAGCATGCACTGAAGCAGCAGCAGAGGCCAATTGTTCCGCTGAACATTCACTTGGATCATAACAGCCGCTTATTGGTGATTTCAGGGCCCAATGCAGGCGGTAAATCAGTAACGCTGAAGACCGTGTCCTTGGTGCAGTACATGCTCCAATGTGGTCTCTTGGTGCCGATGGATCCACATTCAAAATGTACCGTATTCCACCATTTCTTCATTGATATAGGTGACGAACAGAATATTGAAAATGACCTGAGTACGTATAGCTCGCACCTGATGAGCATGAAGTACTTTACGCAGTTTGCGGATAAGCAAACCATCTTTTTTATTGATGAATTTGGAACCGGAACGGAGCCGCAGTTTGGTGGAGCTATTGCTGAATCCATTTTGCTGGCACTGAATAAGTCTGGAGCCTATGGGATCGTGACGACCCATTATGGCAACTTGAAACAAATTGCAGCGAAGAACCAAGGCATGACCAATGGTGCAATGCGCTTTGACATCGATAAACTGGAGCCGATGTACCAGTTGGATATCGGTAAACCCGGAAGTTCTTTTGCGCTCGAAATTGCTACCAAAATCGGTATTCATAAAGACATCATCAGTTATGCCAAGGAACAAATTGGCGATGAGCGTGTCCGCTACGACAAACTGCTCAACAAGCTGGAGTCTGAAAAGAACAAGTATGAGCAGCTGGTGCTCGAATCCCAACGAAAGGAAAGGCTTCTGACGCAGCGCCTTAAAGAATACAACTCGCTCAAAGAAACCGTAGAAAGCAACAAGAAGGAATTGATCCAACAGGCCAAGAGGGAAGCCAAGGCCATCCTTGACGGAGCCAATCAAAAAATAGAGGAAACCATTCGGTCCATTAAGGAAAACAAAGCAGAAAAAGAAGCTACCAAGAAGCTTCGAAAAGACCTCGAGCGGCATAAGGATACCGTGAAACCTCATCAGTCCATTAAGCCAAAAGCGACAGAAGAAGTAAAAGTAGTGGGAGGGGCTATCGAGGTAGGAGATTACGTACGATTAAAGGATAATGGGGCCGTAGCGGAAGTTTTGGCCGTTCGGAATAAGGATGTAGAGATCAGTATCGGCGACCTAAAATCCAATGTAAAGCTAAACCGATTGGAGAAAGTCTCGAGGACGGCAATGAAGAAGGAAAAGAAAACGATCGCTGCGAGGAGCACTTATGATACGACCTCCAAAATGCAGGATTTTTCGCCTAATCTGGACCTAAGAGGAAAAAGGGGAGAGGAGATCTTGCCGATTGTCCAGAATTTCGTGGATGAGGGACACATGCTCGGGGTCAAAGACCTTCGCATTGTTCATGGCAAGGGTGACGGGATTTTGCGGGAAATTACGCGAAACCTACTGCGTTCCATGCCGTCTGTGGGCCGATTTGAGGACGAACATGCCGACCGCGGAGGTGCCGGTGTAACACTGGTGACCTTAAAATAA
- a CDS encoding DUF58 domain-containing protein, protein MNQLLKKLRKYEIMIRKVANNHLQGDYQSIFKGAGLEFDDLRPYQYGDDVRTIEWKVSAKGHGAFVKTFREDKDQSVYFLLDISGSQDIGDERRKKIDLGKEIAGVLTLAAIHEGSQVGLISFSDQKEKIILPGKGPKQGVKVIRGIFSHDNKSLKTNLNEMFSFALNLIKKRSIIIVISDFIDENYQRSLKAMGEKHDVVAIQVTDPRESALPALGIIPVFDKEEGKTTWVNTAFGSFSRKIAETFSEERDTLKELCKKNQINYLPIDTREDIVLPLIELFRYRNKSMKRG, encoded by the coding sequence ATGAATCAACTGCTGAAAAAACTCAGGAAATACGAAATAATGATCCGGAAAGTGGCCAACAACCACCTCCAAGGGGATTATCAATCTATATTTAAAGGCGCAGGCCTGGAATTCGATGACCTGAGGCCTTACCAGTATGGGGACGATGTGCGTACGATCGAGTGGAAAGTTTCCGCCAAAGGGCATGGGGCTTTTGTAAAGACCTTCCGGGAAGACAAAGACCAATCGGTTTATTTTCTGCTGGATATCTCAGGTTCCCAAGACATAGGGGATGAACGCAGGAAAAAAATTGACCTGGGCAAAGAAATTGCCGGGGTCTTGACCTTGGCAGCAATTCACGAAGGCAGTCAAGTAGGCTTGATTTCCTTTTCTGACCAAAAGGAAAAAATCATCCTTCCTGGCAAAGGCCCAAAGCAAGGTGTCAAGGTCATCAGGGGGATTTTTAGCCATGACAATAAATCGCTGAAGACAAATCTCAACGAAATGTTTTCCTTTGCACTAAACTTGATCAAAAAAAGGAGTATCATCATCGTTATTTCCGACTTTATCGATGAAAATTATCAGCGTTCGTTAAAGGCAATGGGAGAAAAACACGACGTGGTGGCCATTCAAGTTACTGACCCACGGGAATCGGCTTTGCCAGCCTTGGGAATCATCCCTGTTTTTGACAAAGAAGAAGGCAAAACCACTTGGGTCAACACCGCTTTTGGAAGCTTTTCACGAAAAATCGCCGAAACTTTTTCGGAAGAGCGGGACACACTAAAAGAACTATGCAAAAAAAATCAAATCAATTACCTCCCAATAGACACCCGTGAGGACATCGTTCTTCCTCTGATAGAATTGTTTAGGTATAGAAATAAATCCATGAAGCGTGGGTAA
- the lpxD gene encoding UDP-3-O-(3-hydroxymyristoyl)glucosamine N-acyltransferase, producing MEFTVSQVAALINGTVEGDGSQKVERIDKIQEGKKGGISFLSNMKYEPHIYGTASSAVIVSEDFSPSKPLQTTLIRVKDPYSGFTQLLEAYAQLTKHTKTGVEEPSFMDKTSKMQDGGYRGAFSYIGKNCSIGQQVSIHAQAYIGDNVKIGDRTIIHPGARIYSDTIIGNDCEIHPNVVIGADGFGFAPQEDKSYKNIPQLGNVILEDHVSVGSGSTIDCATMGSTLIKKGVKIDNLVQIAHNVIIGEHTVIAAQAGISGSTEIGKNCVIAGQVGIVGHLKIADNTTIGAKTGVSKSILESGKTIFGYMGYEMKEFLKSYSIFKKLPSLQDRVKELEKKQ from the coding sequence ATGGAATTCACTGTCAGTCAGGTTGCAGCGCTTATAAACGGTACAGTAGAAGGTGACGGTTCCCAAAAAGTCGAACGGATAGATAAAATCCAAGAAGGTAAAAAAGGAGGAATCAGTTTCTTGTCCAACATGAAATACGAACCTCATATCTATGGTACGGCATCCTCTGCCGTCATTGTATCCGAGGATTTTTCCCCTTCCAAACCACTCCAAACCACACTTATCAGGGTAAAGGATCCTTATTCAGGTTTCACCCAATTGCTGGAAGCATATGCTCAGCTCACCAAGCATACCAAAACAGGTGTAGAGGAACCGTCCTTTATGGATAAAACCAGCAAAATGCAAGATGGTGGTTACAGGGGAGCGTTTAGTTATATTGGCAAGAACTGCAGCATCGGACAGCAAGTCAGCATTCATGCCCAGGCTTACATCGGAGATAATGTCAAAATTGGCGACCGTACGATCATTCATCCTGGAGCGAGGATTTACAGTGACACGATCATTGGCAATGACTGTGAAATCCACCCCAATGTGGTCATCGGTGCAGATGGATTTGGTTTTGCCCCGCAGGAAGACAAAAGTTATAAAAACATCCCCCAACTTGGTAATGTCATCCTCGAAGACCATGTCAGCGTAGGTTCTGGCAGCACCATTGACTGTGCCACCATGGGATCCACCCTCATCAAAAAGGGCGTTAAAATAGACAACCTGGTCCAGATCGCCCACAATGTCATCATTGGAGAACATACCGTCATCGCTGCCCAAGCGGGTATTTCCGGCTCTACTGAAATTGGCAAAAACTGTGTGATTGCCGGTCAAGTAGGTATCGTAGGGCATTTAAAAATTGCCGATAACACGACCATTGGGGCTAAAACAGGTGTTTCCAAATCAATTTTGGAATCCGGAAAAACCATTTTTGGATACATGGGCTACGAAATGAAGGAGTTCCTCAAGTCCTATTCTATTTTCAAAAAACTCCCATCTCTGCAAGACAGAGTAAAAGAACTGGAAAAAAAACAATAA